In Nitrospiraceae bacterium, one DNA window encodes the following:
- the rpsG gene encoding 30S ribosomal protein S7, whose amino-acid sequence MPRRRVAEKREALPDPKYNSKVVSKFMSVLMEDGKKATAEKICYGAFDIIKEKTGNDPLKVFKTALENLKPVVEVKPRRVGGATYQVPVEIRPQRRMALAFRWMRNFARDRAEKTMRERLAGEIMDAFNNTGTSIRKKEDTHKMAEANKAFAHYRW is encoded by the coding sequence ATGCCAAGAAGAAGAGTTGCAGAAAAACGCGAAGCATTGCCAGATCCTAAATACAACAGCAAGGTTGTAAGTAAATTCATGAGCGTATTGATGGAAGACGGTAAAAAAGCTACAGCAGAAAAGATATGCTATGGCGCGTTTGATATTATAAAAGAAAAGACAGGGAATGACCCTCTTAAAGTATTCAAAACAGCACTTGAGAATTTAAAACCTGTTGTTGAGGTAAAACCGCGCAGGGTTGGCGGAGCAACGTATCAGGTGCCGGTTGAAATCAGGCCTCAGAGGAGAATGGCTCTTGCATTTAGATGGATGAGGAACTTTGCACGCGACAGGGCTGAAAAGACTATGAGGGAGAGGCTTGCTGGAGAAATAATGGATGCATTTAACAACACAGGTACCTCTATAAGAAAGAAAGAGGATACCCACAAAATGGCTGAGGCCAATAAGGCTTTTGCACATTATAGATGGTAA
- the rpsL gene encoding 30S ribosomal protein S12: MPTIAQLVKNGRKSVLNKTKSPALKMCPQKRGVCVRVYTTTPKKPNSALRKVARVRLTNGMEVTAYIPGVGHNLQEHSIVMIRGGRVKDLPGVGYHIIRGTLDSMGVADRRRGRSKYGAKKPK, translated from the coding sequence GTGCCAACAATAGCACAATTAGTAAAAAACGGAAGAAAAAGCGTATTGAATAAGACTAAAAGTCCTGCGCTTAAGATGTGCCCTCAAAAAAGAGGTGTATGTGTAAGAGTTTATACGACAACTCCTAAGAAACCAAACTCAGCTTTGAGAAAGGTTGCTAGGGTCAGGCTTACAAATGGGATGGAAGTGACAGCATACATACCAGGCGTTGGGCATAATCTTCAGGAACACTCAATTGTAATGATAAGAGGCGGAAGGGTTAAGGATCTTCCGGGAGTTGGATACCATATAATAAGAGGCACCCTTGATTCAATGGGTGTTGCAGATAGAAGAAGAGGGAGGTCCAAGTACGGGGCTAAGAAGCCTAAGTAA